TGTTTGGCTCCATCGCCCGGGGCGAGGCCAGCCCGGAGAGCGACGTGGACCTCATCGTGGTGCTGGAGCGCCCTCTGGGATTCGCCTTCTTTGAACTGAAGGAGCGCCTGGAAGCCTGGCTTGGCCGATCTGTGGACCTCACAACCCCTGATGGCCTGCGGGAGGACCTCAGGGAAAGCGCTTTGCGGGGCGC
The genomic region above belongs to Thermus sediminis and contains:
- a CDS encoding nucleotidyltransferase family protein — protein: MGLEEVRAILEAHRGELKALGVREVYVFGSIARGEASPESDVDLIVVLERPLGFAFFELKERLEAWLGRSVDLTTPDGLREDLRESALRGAVRAA